The following proteins are encoded in a genomic region of Vanessa cardui chromosome W, ilVanCard2.1, whole genome shotgun sequence:
- the LOC124542666 gene encoding uncharacterized protein LOC124542666 has product MEHQIETKPTKKSARSSNWDEEEKRLLRQLIIEKNDIIEKKDCSTNTHAQKKAAWQEILSSFNSLNNKQRDLTQLITQWRNTKGQVKSRESEYRRARLMTGGGPPPPSPPPEDLEIIQSIPNEFVVDSNAFDSDSAFMKTIKHQF; this is encoded by the exons atggaACATCAAATAGAAACGAAGCCCACTAAGAAAAGTGCCCGCTCTTCGAACTGGGACGAAGAAGAAAag AGACTATTAAGACaacttataattgaaaaaaatgatattatagaGAAGAAAGACTGCTCTACAAATACGCATGCACAGAAGAAAGCGGCTTGGCAAGAGATACTGTCtag ttttaacAGTCTGAACAATAAACAACGAGACCTGACTCAGTTGATAACACAGTGGCGAAATACAAAAGGTCAAGTAAAAAGTAGGGAGTCGGAATATCGACGCGCTAGGCTGATGACAGGAGGAGGGCCTCCACCACCAAGCCCCCCACCTGAAGACCTTGAAATCATTCAGTCTATACCAAATGAGTTTGTGGTGGACAGTAATGCATTTGACAGCGACAGTGcatttatgaaaacaataaaacaccaattttaa
- the LOC124542520 gene encoding uncharacterized protein LOC124542520, producing MPTDYKRKTDRGMASREIYDLAAEEVTLRQKSLRDAASSYNLNHTSLYRYIKKKTAYEANEMANAPTVGYPEKTVFTATEEKVLCDYLLNCAAANFGLRTKEARTFAYSLAVEYNKKIPSSWTKHKMAGEVWLRSFMKRHPVLSLRLPQPTSIARATSFNRTNVQLFFQNYTSVVDKYKLQAKDIWNVDESGITTVQKPDRVIARRGQKQVSAMTSAERGTLVTIALAGNGLGNHIPPMFIFPRKRFNDHFIRDGPIGSIGTANGSGWMQEEDFYIFLAFFKDQVRPSKDNKVLLLLDNASHTVVKNIEFCKENGIVLLTFSPHCTHKLQPMDRAVFGPVKKAVNTACDNWMRSNPGKVMTIYDIPGIVKTSFDTAVTPRNISSGFIHTGLWPVNTEIFQDADYLPSQVTDRSLATSNSPGPSSSNLVGISRSEEPVPFSTLADSILHDSRTLSPSIINLPAIPPLYSYDIEDVPKPAENPHENSPDLAISEPVVPSTFITSDVIPVASTSRDTSVTMTAIPFSPDCLRPLPKAPPRKGNQTNRRKAKSAILTDTPVKDGLAAIEAVRMAKKKVKRPNFEETKKRRSKPDTKTKKTKVGKKQRRNEDSEEEEESFCLCCFEPYSNSKAKEKWVQCLECKQWAHEACTGGELSYVCHNCLSD from the coding sequence ATGCCTACTGATTATAAACGAAAGACTGATAGAGGTATGGCGAGTCGCGAGATATATGATCTCGCAGCAGAAGAAGTGACCTTGCGACAGAAAAGTCTCCGTGACGCGGCTTCGAGTTACAACCTGAACCATACCTCCCTCTAcagatatattaagaaaaaaactgCTTATGAAGCTAACGAAATGGCGAATGCTCCAACGGTTGGATATCCAGAAAAGACTGTTTTTACAGCTACAGAAGAGAAAGTACTCTGTGACTATCTTTTAAACTGTGCTGCTGCTAACTTTGGCCTAAGAACTAAGGAAGCCAGAACTTTTGCCTATAGTTTGGCtgtcgaatataataaaaaaattccttCTTCTTGGACTAAGCATAAAATGGCTGGAGAGGTTTGGCTTCGATCTTTTATGAAGCGTCATCCGGTTCTTTCTCTAAGACTACCTCAACCTACGAGCATCGCTCGAGCTACAAGTTTTAATAGAACAAACGTGCAGCtttttttccaaaattataCCTCAGTAGTTGACAAATACAAGTTGCAAGCAAAGGATATATGGAATGTTGACGAATCGGGCATCACGACTGTTCAGAAACCAGACCGCGTCATTGCCCGACGAGGACAGAAACAAGTGAGTGCCATGACTTCCGCAGAGAGGGGAACATTAGTTACTATAGCACTAGCAGGAAATGGCCTTGGGAACCACATACCTCCCATGTTTATATTTCCGCGAAAAAGATTTAATGATCACTTTATACGTGATGGACCTATTGGATCAATTGGCACTGCGAATGGGTCAGGGTGGATGCAAGAAGAAGACTTCTATATATTTCTTGCATTTTTTAAAGACCAAGTTAGGCCATCTAAAGATAATAAAGTCCTATTGTTATTAGATAACGCTTCACACactgttgttaaaaatatagagTTCTGCAAGGAAAATGGCATAGTCCTATTAACTTTTTCACCTCACTGCACCCATAAGTTGCAGCCAATGGACAGAGCTGTTTTTGGACCGGTGAAAAAAGCAGTCAACACAGCTTGTGACAATTGGATGCGGTCTAATCCAGGAAAAGTAATGACGATCTATGATATTCCTGGGATAGTAAAAACTTCGTTTGATACAGCCGTCACACCGCGAAATATATCTTCCGGATTCATCCATACCGGACTTTGGCCAGTTAACACTGAAATATTCCAGGACGCTGATTATCTTCCTAGTCAGGTTACTGATCGCTCTTTAGCGACTTCCAATAGTCCTGGTCCATCCAGCTCTAACTTGGTCGGCATTTCAAGAAGTGAAGAACCCGTGCCATTTTCTACCCTTGCAGACAGTATTTTACACGATTCCCGTACACTTAGTCCATCAATCATAAATTTACCGGCTATTCCTCCTCTATATAGCTACGATATAGAAGACGTACCTAAGCCTGCAGAAAACCCTCATGAGAATTCGCCTGATCTGGCGATATCTGAACCCGTTGTTCCCTCTACATTTATTACATCTGATGTAATACCTGTAGCATCAACATCACGAGATACTTCAGTTACTATGACAGCAATTCCATTCTCACCTGACTGTCTTCGACCCTTGCCAAAGGCTCCACCCAGGAAAGGAAATCAAACAAATAGACGCAAAGCGAAATCCGCTATTTTAACCGACACTCCTGTAAAAGATGGACTAGCTGCAATCGAAGCAGTTAGAATGGCTAAGAAAAAAGTGAAAAGACCTAACTTTGAAGAAACCAAAAAAAGGAGATCAAAACCAGATACTAAAACTAAGAAGACCAAGGTTGGCAAGAAACAAAGAAGAAATGAAGACAGTGAAGAAGAAGAGGAATCTTTTTGCCTTTGTTGTTTTGAGCCATATTCTAATAGCAAAGCCAAAGAAAAATGGGTACAATGTCTGGAGTGCAAACAATGGGCTCATGAAGCTTGCACTGGTGGGGAACTTTCTTATGTTTGCCACAACTGCTTGTcagattga
- the LOC124542521 gene encoding putative nuclease HARBI1: MDIFENDDVLHTFREDIEDIRNFRNGIGRNRKRKVYNTRANPMEESSEEDFKKRYRFSKENMEKNINILRNDLSMDNRGGSISVELQVMAVIRYWGRHEIQEDCAELHGMSQQTLSKMCKRVAIALASKSSIYIKMPSNLREETETITKFQSICGFPHIIGTIDCTHIKIRKVSGNAGQ; the protein is encoded by the exons AtggatatttttgaaaatgatgATGTGTTGCACACATTCCGAGAAGACATAGAAGATATAAGGAATTTCAGGAACGGTATAGGGAGAAATAGGAAACGAAAAGTGTACAATACAAGAGCGAATCCAATGGAAGAATCGAGTGAAGAAGACTTTAAAAAACGCTACAGATTCAGCAAAGaaaatatggaaaaaaatattaatattttgagaaATGATTTATCCATGGATAACCGGGGTGGCAGTATATCTGTGGAGTTGCAAGTAATGGCAGTTATCAGATACTGGGGCCGACACGAG ATTCAAGAAGACTGTGCCGAACTCCATGGTATGAGCCAGCAGACATTATCAAAAATGTGTAAAAGAGTTGCTATAGCATTGGCTTCAAAAAGTTCCATTTATATCAAAATGCCTTCAAATTTAAGAGAAGAGACAGAAACCATTACAAAATTTCAATCGATTTGTGGATTTCCACATATTATTGGAACAATAGATTGCactcatattaaaataagaaaagtttCAGGAAATGCTGGTCAGTAG